A window from Drosophila yakuba strain Tai18E2 chromosome 3L, Prin_Dyak_Tai18E2_2.1, whole genome shotgun sequence encodes these proteins:
- the LOC26535155 gene encoding LOW QUALITY PROTEIN: uncharacterized protein LOC26535155 (The sequence of the model RefSeq protein was modified relative to this genomic sequence to represent the inferred CDS: inserted 3 bases in 2 codons), with protein sequence MHNVIIPNNPSMQLYCPLIAYTHLELLCDGVYRADLYYKYKDVLTFVNEPYKICYYNQDWHYLLFVSFNDSXNITIQLADELDFFCGVSKSPLIVFGTQFFCHKNLMSYVNDLLYECTNPRALRFFNLEWKGKATIDYGAKLKAKNGSATGISDFETLLACLVCVLLQRLEVLSTNNFEIQVIYXSLKQNAVVLHVRTPLHSS encoded by the exons atgcacaaTGTAATTATTCCCAACAATCCCTCAATGCAACTTTACTGCCCATTGATAGCATACACCCACCTCGAGCTGCTTTGCGATGGAGTCTATAGGGCTGATCTATATTACAAATACAAGGACGTGCTAACTTTCGTAAATGAGCCTTATAAGATCTGCTACTACAACCAGGATTGGCATTATTTACTCTTTGTGAGCTTCAACGACT CGAACATCACGATCCAGCTGGCCGATGAACTCGATTTCTTTTGTGGAGTCAGTAAATCGCCTTTGATAGTGTTTGGCACCCAGTTTTTCTGCCACAAGAACTTAATGAGCTACGTGAATGACTTGTTATACGAGTGCACCAATCCAAGAGCTCTGCGCTTCTTCAATTTGGAGTGGAAGGGAAAGGCTACAATTGATTATGGTGCAAAATTGAAGGCAAAAAACGGGTCTGCTACGGGAATCTCTGATTTTGAAACCCTTCTGGCCTGCCTGGTATGCGTCTTGCTTCAAAGACTAGAAGTGCTGTCAACCAATAATTTCGAAATTCAAGTAATCTA TAGTTTGAAGCAAAATGCGGTTGTGCTCCATGTTCGTACTCCTCTACATAGTTCCTAA
- the LOC6535151 gene encoding uncharacterized protein LOC6535151, with protein MPVRLSSARSLNNKWIDRPSLRPPQHTKQTQHPRHALRPACSPPPSTTTLPPPQLTPHPPRPLFRPVPFLLLLLILGPAPAACKDQNCTFLEGYILQYVCHSSYIEEIRLQHKDRIPAIGTPYAIWKRPDTNEPSYLLISFYDSPLFACYTVVMHNGKFYCDGRNFIEPNTEVEQMHCLNYPFRYTLDLYNACAKKPCSKGSPPISVAIAYMKSNIRRTSEAEPRAKLPAAVPLLVPVIPLLLSRYFGILLCQ; from the coding sequence ATGCCAGTGCGCCTCTCAAGCGCACGAAGTCTGAATAACAAGTGGATCGACCGTCCGTCGCTCCGTCCTCCTCAGCATACAAAGCAAACACAGCATCCTCGGCACGCCCTGCGCCCGGCCTGCAGCCCACCGCCTTCGACTACGACTTTACCGCCGCCCCAGCTCACGCCCCATCCCCCGCGCCCGCTGTTCCGGCCAGTGCccttcctgctgctcctgctcatCCTCGGACCAGCGCCTGCAGCATGCAAGGACCAGAACTGCACCTTCCTCGAGGGCTACATCCTGCAGTACGTGTGTCACAGCAGCTACATAGAGGAGATTCGGCTGCAGCACAAGGACCGCATCCCGGCCATCGGGACCCCGTACGCCATCTGGAAGCGGCCCGACACCAACGAGCCGTCCTACCTGCTCATCTCCTTTTACGACTCACCGCTCTTCGCTTGCTACACGGTGGTTATGCACAACGGCAAGTTCTACTGCGACGGGCGCAACTTCATAGAGCCGAACACGGAGGTCGAGCAGATGCACTGTCTCAACTATCCGTTCCGTTACACCTTAGACCTGTACAATGCGTGTGCCAAGAAGCCGTGCTCGAAAGGATCGCCGCCCATTTCGGTGGCAATTGCCTACATGAAAAGCAATATCAGGAGGACTAGTGAGGCTGAACCTCGCGCTAAGCTCCCTGCGGCTGTCCCCCTTCTTGTGCCCGTAATCCCCCTTCTCCTATCGCgatattttggtattttacTATGTCAATAA
- the LOC26535585 gene encoding uncharacterized protein LOC26535585 yields MTWKLWLLPMAFLLASSEASFDSCHFMLENEIPFTLVCKAEYSTDLKLNYRDIWLRADVPYWLWWRRRPGLELLISFYESPISPCENVSLSLNCLHCADSEEPGIHIRPESIHCFEFSFSYVRDLMEHCGLSPATKFDRVAILYARRVPNRDISSRAARTWSWILGH; encoded by the coding sequence ATGACATGGAAACTGTGGCTGCTCCCGATGGCATTTCTTCTGGCCTCTTCCGAGGCCTCCTTCGACTCCTGCCACTTTATGCTAGAAAACGAAATTCCATTTACCTTGGTTTGCAAGGCCGAATACAGCACCGACCTCAAGCTGAACTATCGAGACATTTGGCTCAGGGCCGACGTGCCCTACTGGCTTTGGTGGAGACGACGGCCTGGTTTGGAGTTGCTGATCTCCTTTTATGAGTCGCCCATTTCGCCGTGTGAGAATGTTAGCCTGAGTCTCAACTGCCTCCACTGCGCGGACTCCGAGGAGCCTGGTATCCACATTCGACCCGAGAGTATCCACTGCTTCGAGTTCTCCTTCTCCTACGTGCGGGACCTAATGGAGCACTGTGGCCTGTCGCCGGCTACGAAGTTCGATCGTGTCGCCATTTTGTATGCGCGGCGGGTTCCCAATCGGGATATTTCCTCTCGGGCAGCCAGGACTTGGTCTTGGATCCTGGGACATTAA
- the LOC26536210 gene encoding uncharacterized protein LOC26536210, producing MSLYFTFLGISILFLAHFFKIRAIHSTGNCNFAINVPFRYVCKGNVSEDMSTMFRDHRAPADTPYSVWQSKEDDSTLLVSFYTIMFTDFDTIELQAGGKDLGRSFLATNETNEYIIFVKPSTLHCFSFGLRYTNELRRHCLGQNISEGGDITKKPILHYAAINVESSDLQKNDASTTSLLGKLLLSVCAVIIY from the coding sequence ATGAGCTTATACTTTACCTTTCTTGGAATATCGATCCTATTCTTGGCGCACTTCTTTAAAATTCGTGCCATACACAGCACTGGGAATTGCAACTTCGCGATCAACGTCCCTTTTAGGTACGTGTGCAAGGGCAATGTTTCGGAGGATATGTCTACAATGTTTCGGGATCACCGAGCTCCTGCCGACACGCCCTACAGCGTTTGGCAGAGCAAAGAGGACGACTCCACTCTCCTTGTGTCGTTTTACACCATTATGTTTACAGACTTCGATACCATCGAGCTGCAGGCAGGCGGGAAGGATCTTGGCCGATCCTTTCTAGCCACGAATGAAACTAacgaatatattatttttgtgaaaCCATCTACCCTTCACTGCTTTTCCTTCGGTCTGCGCTACACGAATGAGCTGCGGAGGCACTGTCTGGGCCAAAACATAAGTGAGGGAGGGGACATTACCAAGAAGCCGATCCTTCACTACGCCGCGATTAATGTAGAAAGTTCCGATTTACAAAAGAATGATGCAAGTACAACAAGTCTGCTGGGAAAACTGCTCCTTTCTGTGTGTGCGGTAATCATTTACTAA